One Faecalicatena sp. Marseille-Q4148 DNA window includes the following coding sequences:
- a CDS encoding ACT domain-containing protein: protein MDKARYYVVTKRALPEVLLKVVQVKRLLMTEKKMTIQEAADQVGISRSSFYKYKDDIFPFHETEKGQTITIVIQMDDRPGVLTELLAMIAEYEANILTIHQSIPLNGVATVTLSLEVLSSTGNMEDMIEALEGREGVHYLKIAGRE from the coding sequence ATGGATAAAGCAAGATATTATGTAGTAACGAAGCGGGCGCTTCCGGAAGTGCTTTTGAAAGTTGTACAGGTAAAACGGCTTCTGATGACAGAAAAGAAGATGACGATCCAGGAAGCGGCAGACCAGGTTGGAATCAGTCGGAGTTCCTTTTATAAATACAAAGATGATATTTTTCCATTCCATGAAACTGAAAAAGGGCAAACAATCACGATTGTGATTCAGATGGATGATCGTCCGGGTGTACTGACGGAGCTGTTGGCGATGATAGCAGAATATGAAGCGAATATTTTGACGATTCATCAGAGCATTCCGCTGAATGGAGTGGCAACAGTAACATTAAGTCTTGAAGTGCTTTCTTCTACCGGAAATATGGAGGATATGATTGAGGCTTTAGAGGGAAGAGAAGGAGTGCATTATCTGAAAATAGCAGGCAGAGAATAG
- the prfB gene encoding peptide chain release factor 2 (programmed frameshift) has protein sequence MIELDELKSMISAYEEPLEELRGSLDIAGKKRRLEELEKKMESPDFWENPEESQEVTKEVKALRDTLEAMKGLSGHFEDVILLIEMADEENDRSMLKEIEREISSFEEKYEALRIETLLSGEYDKNSAIVTLHAGAGGTESCDWANMLYRMYTRWSEQKGFSITVLDYQAGDITGIKAITFEVNGANAYGYLKSEKGVHRLVRISPFNSAGKRQTSFASCDVVPDIEEEIDVEINEDDLKIDTYRASGAGGQHVNKTSSAIRITHLPTGIVVQCQNERSQFSNKEKAMQMLKAKLYLIKQQEQADKVSGIRGEVKEIGFGNQIRSYIMQPYTLVKDHRTNVENGNVTAVLDGALDTFMNAYLKQLSLG, from the exons ATGATAGAACTGGATGAATTAAAAAGTATGATCAGCGCTTATGAAGAACCGCTTGAAGAACTCAGGGGGTCTCTT GACATTGCGGGAAAGAAACGAAGACTGGAAGAGCTGGAGAAGAAAATGGAATCTCCGGATTTCTGGGAAAATCCTGAAGAGTCTCAAGAGGTAACAAAAGAAGTGAAAGCGCTTAGAGATACGCTGGAAGCGATGAAAGGACTTTCCGGACATTTTGAAGATGTGATACTTCTGATTGAAATGGCAGATGAAGAAAATGACAGGAGCATGTTGAAGGAGATTGAACGGGAGATCAGTTCTTTTGAAGAGAAATACGAAGCGCTGCGCATTGAAACGCTTCTCTCAGGAGAATATGATAAGAATTCTGCCATTGTGACACTTCATGCAGGCGCAGGAGGAACGGAGTCCTGTGACTGGGCGAATATGCTTTACAGAATGTATACAAGATGGTCCGAGCAGAAGGGATTTTCCATTACCGTACTGGACTATCAGGCAGGCGATATTACCGGAATCAAAGCGATTACCTTTGAGGTAAATGGGGCGAATGCGTATGGTTATCTGAAATCTGAAAAAGGTGTACATCGCCTTGTGCGGATTTCACCGTTTAATTCAGCGGGAAAACGTCAGACCTCTTTTGCATCCTGCGATGTTGTGCCGGATATTGAAGAGGAAATTGACGTAGAGATTAACGAGGATGACTTGAAGATTGATACTTATCGGGCCAGCGGCGCCGGTGGACAGCATGTTAATAAAACTTCCTCTGCCATTAGGATTACGCATCTGCCAACGGGGATTGTAGTACAATGTCAGAATGAACGTTCGCAGTTCAGCAATAAAGAAAAGGCAATGCAGATGCTGAAAGCGAAGCTGTATCTGATCAAACAGCAGGAACAGGCAGATAAGGTATCGGGTATCCGTGGAGAAGTAAAAGAGATTGGATTTGGCAATCAGATCCGTTCGTATATTATGCAGCCATATACATTAGTAAAAGATCATCGGACAAATGTAGAGAACGGTAACGTAACGGCTGTCCTTGACGGGGCTTTAGATACATTTATGAACGCATATCTGAAACAGTTAAGTCTCGGATAA
- the secA gene encoding preprotein translocase subunit SecA, with protein MGFIEKIFGTHSEHELKRIYPIVDYIESLDSDMQQLSDEELRGKTKEFKERLAEGATLDDILPEAFAVVREAAVRTIGLKHFRVQLIGGVILHQGRIAEMRTGEGKTLVSTLPAYLNALEGKGVHIVTVNDYLAKRDAEWMGQIHRFLGLTVGVVLNSMNNDERREAYNCDITYITNNELGFDYLRDNMVVYKEQLVQRGLHYAIIDEVDSVLIDEARTPLIISGQSNKSTKLYDACDILARQLERGEASGEFTKMNAIMGEDIEETGDFIVNEKDKNVNLTEEGVKKVEKFFHIDNLADAENLEIQHNVILALRAHNLMHKDQDYVVTPEGEVVIVDEFTGRIMPGRRYSDGLHQAIEAKEHVAVRRESKTLATITFQNLFNKFQKKSGMTGTALTEEKEFRDIYGMDVIEIPTNLPVQRKDLDDVVYKTKREKYEAVVDEVVRAHQTGQPVLVGTITIEVSELLSKMLKKRGIKHNVLNAKFHELEAEIVAEAGRHGAVTIATNMAGRGTDIKLDDESKAAGGLKIIGTERHESRRIDNQLRGRAGRQGDPGESRFYISLEDDLMRLFGSEKLMDIFNKLGVEDGEQLEHKMLSSGIEKAQKKIENNNFGIRKNLLEYDQVMNEQRELIYEERRKVLDGENMRDSIFHMITDFVESTVDANISSDMDYEDWDLTALNVDLLAVVPMKPVTAEDVKGMQQKELKHLVKERAVKAYEAKEAEFPEAEHLRELERVVLLKVIDARWMDHIDDMDQLRQGIGLQAYGQRDPLVEYKMVGYEMFGDMTNTITKDTVRTLMNVRIEQKAERQQAAKVTGTNKDDTALHEPKKRAEKKVYPNDPCPCGSGKKYKQCCGRNK; from the coding sequence ATGGGTTTCATTGAGAAAATTTTCGGTACGCACAGTGAACATGAGCTGAAGCGGATTTATCCGATTGTAGATTATATTGAATCGCTGGACAGCGACATGCAGCAGTTGTCCGATGAGGAATTAAGAGGAAAAACAAAGGAATTTAAAGAAAGACTGGCAGAAGGAGCAACACTGGATGACATTCTTCCGGAAGCATTTGCGGTTGTCAGAGAAGCAGCGGTCAGAACGATCGGACTGAAGCACTTCCGGGTACAGCTGATCGGCGGTGTAATCCTGCATCAGGGACGTATTGCAGAGATGCGTACCGGTGAAGGTAAGACATTGGTTTCCACATTGCCGGCATATCTGAATGCCCTTGAAGGGAAAGGGGTACATATCGTTACTGTCAATGACTATCTGGCAAAGCGTGACGCAGAGTGGATGGGACAGATTCATCGTTTTCTTGGCTTGACAGTTGGTGTTGTCCTGAACTCCATGAACAATGATGAGCGCCGCGAGGCATATAACTGTGATATTACATATATTACGAATAATGAACTGGGCTTTGATTATCTGAGAGATAATATGGTTGTTTATAAAGAGCAGCTTGTACAAAGAGGGCTTCATTATGCGATCATCGATGAGGTTGACTCTGTTTTGATCGATGAAGCGAGAACACCGCTTATTATTTCCGGACAGAGCAATAAGTCTACAAAGCTTTACGATGCGTGCGATATTCTGGCAAGACAGTTGGAACGAGGAGAGGCCAGCGGAGAATTTACAAAGATGAATGCCATTATGGGAGAGGATATCGAAGAGACAGGCGATTTCATCGTAAATGAGAAAGATAAGAATGTCAATCTGACAGAAGAAGGTGTTAAGAAGGTTGAAAAGTTCTTCCATATTGATAACCTTGCGGATGCAGAGAACCTGGAGATCCAGCACAATGTGATTTTGGCATTGCGGGCGCATAATCTGATGCATAAGGATCAGGATTATGTTGTAACTCCGGAAGGAGAAGTTGTAATCGTTGATGAATTTACAGGACGTATTATGCCGGGACGCCGCTATTCAGACGGACTGCATCAGGCGATTGAGGCGAAAGAGCATGTAGCTGTCAGAAGAGAAAGCAAGACGCTTGCAACGATTACATTCCAGAACCTGTTTAATAAATTCCAGAAAAAGTCCGGTATGACAGGTACTGCTTTGACAGAGGAGAAAGAGTTCCGCGATATTTACGGTATGGATGTTATTGAGATTCCTACGAATCTTCCGGTTCAGAGAAAAGATTTAGATGATGTTGTTTATAAGACAAAACGCGAGAAATACGAAGCAGTCGTTGATGAGGTGGTACGGGCACATCAGACAGGACAGCCGGTGCTTGTTGGTACTATTACGATTGAAGTTTCTGAACTTTTGAGCAAGATGCTGAAAAAGCGCGGTATTAAACATAATGTATTGAATGCAAAATTCCATGAACTTGAGGCGGAGATCGTTGCTGAAGCAGGACGCCACGGCGCTGTTACGATTGCGACGAATATGGCGGGACGTGGTACAGATATTAAGCTGGATGATGAGTCAAAGGCAGCCGGAGGTCTGAAGATTATCGGTACAGAACGTCATGAATCCAGACGAATTGATAATCAGCTGCGCGGACGTGCCGGACGTCAGGGAGATCCGGGAGAGTCACGGTTCTATATTTCTCTGGAAGATGATCTGATGCGTCTTTTCGGTTCTGAGAAGTTAATGGATATCTTTAATAAACTCGGTGTCGAAGACGGCGAGCAGTTAGAGCATAAGATGCTTTCAAGCGGAATTGAGAAGGCACAGAAGAAGATCGAGAACAATAACTTTGGAATCCGTAAGAATCTTCTTGAGTATGACCAGGTTATGAATGAGCAGAGAGAACTGATATACGAAGAGCGCCGCAAAGTGTTAGACGGGGAGAATATGCGAGATTCTATCTTCCATATGATTACAGATTTCGTAGAATCCACAGTAGATGCGAATATTTCTTCAGACATGGATTATGAAGACTGGGATCTGACAGCTCTGAATGTAGACCTTCTGGCAGTGGTACCGATGAAACCGGTAACAGCAGAAGATGTGAAAGGAATGCAGCAGAAAGAATTGAAGCATCTTGTAAAAGAGCGTGCAGTAAAAGCTTACGAGGCAAAAGAGGCAGAATTCCCGGAAGCAGAGCATTTGAGAGAGTTAGAGCGTGTTGTTCTTCTGAAAGTAATTGATGCGAGATGGATGGATCATATTGATGATATGGATCAGCTGCGTCAGGGAATCGGTCTTCAGGCATATGGACAGAGAGATCCGCTTGTAGAATACAAGATGGTTGGTTATGAGATGTTTGGCGACATGACCAATACGATTACAAAAGATACTGTGCGCACTCTGATGAATGTACGGATTGAACAGAAAGCAGAGCGTCAGCAGGCAGCGAAAGTAACAGGAACAAACAAAGATGATACTGCTTTACATGAACCAAAGAAACGTGCGGAAAAGAAAGTGTATCCGAACGATCCGTGTCCATGCGGAAGCGGTAAAAAATACAAACAGTGCTGCGGACGAAATAAATAG
- a CDS encoding 4-hydroxy-tetrahydrodipicolinate reductase: MIKMIIHGCNGKMGQVLTQLAKEDENIEVAAGIDTYTGINNDYPVFPSLDACDVSADVVVDFSSAAAVDALLDTCKAKKLPVVLCTTGLSEEQLQKAEELAKETAVLRSANMSLGVNLLLKLLKEAAKVLGGAGFDIEIVEKHHNQKIDAPSGTAIAMADSINEAMDHNYHYVYDRSQVRQKRDAKEIGISAVRGGTIVGQHDVIFAGMDEVVEFHHTAYSKSIFAKGALEAAKYLAGKPAGMYDMSDVVLKENNN; this comes from the coding sequence ATGATTAAGATGATAATACATGGTTGTAATGGAAAGATGGGGCAGGTGCTAACGCAGCTTGCAAAAGAAGACGAGAATATCGAAGTGGCAGCCGGAATTGATACCTATACCGGAATCAACAATGATTATCCGGTATTTCCAAGCTTGGATGCATGCGATGTGTCAGCCGATGTTGTAGTTGATTTCTCAAGTGCAGCAGCAGTGGATGCACTTCTTGATACATGTAAGGCTAAGAAGCTTCCGGTTGTTCTTTGTACAACAGGATTATCAGAGGAGCAGCTTCAAAAAGCAGAAGAACTTGCTAAGGAAACGGCAGTGCTTCGTTCTGCGAATATGTCTCTTGGAGTGAATCTGCTTCTGAAATTATTAAAAGAAGCGGCAAAAGTTCTTGGAGGCGCCGGATTTGATATCGAGATTGTAGAAAAACATCACAATCAGAAGATTGATGCACCAAGCGGAACAGCGATTGCTATGGCAGATTCTATCAATGAAGCTATGGATCATAATTATCATTATGTATATGACAGAAGCCAGGTGCGCCAGAAACGAGATGCGAAAGAAATCGGCATTTCAGCTGTGCGAGGAGGAACGATCGTAGGGCAGCATGACGTGATCTTTGCGGGTATGGATGAAGTTGTAGAATTTCATCATACAGCATATTCCAAATCAATTTTTGCCAAAGGCGCGTTGGAAGCAGCGAAGTATCTGGCGGGGAAACCGGCAGGTATGTACGATATGAGCGATGTAGTGCTGAAAGAAAACAATAATTAA
- a CDS encoding 4-hydroxy-tetrahydrodipicolinate synthase has product MAVFTGAGVAIITPFHADGSINYDKLAELIDYHCEKKTDAIIICGTTGESATMSREEHRQCIRFTVEQAKGRIPVIAGTGSNCTRNAVEASVEAVKDGADGLLVVTPYYNKATQQGLEAHYSAIAKEAKAPVIMYNVPSRTGCNIAPETVAKIVKESEYVVGIKEASGNISQVAKIMQLTDGNIDLYSGNDDQIVPLLSLGAKGVISVLSNVAPDETHDICELFWKGQVEESCALQLRALPLIDQLFSEVNPIPVKKAVSLLGMEAGPLRLPLTEISAENEKKLVQAMKEFGLRVC; this is encoded by the coding sequence ATGGCAGTTTTTACAGGTGCAGGTGTAGCAATCATTACACCATTTCATGCAGATGGAAGTATTAATTATGACAAGCTGGCTGAATTAATAGATTATCATTGTGAGAAGAAGACAGACGCGATTATTATTTGCGGAACAACAGGAGAATCTGCGACAATGTCAAGAGAAGAACATCGTCAGTGTATTCGTTTTACAGTAGAGCAGGCAAAGGGAAGAATCCCGGTCATTGCCGGAACGGGCTCGAACTGCACAAGGAATGCCGTAGAGGCTTCTGTAGAAGCAGTGAAGGACGGCGCGGACGGTCTTCTTGTTGTGACACCTTATTATAATAAGGCAACACAGCAGGGGCTGGAAGCACATTATAGTGCAATTGCTAAGGAAGCAAAAGCTCCGGTCATCATGTATAATGTGCCAAGCCGAACAGGATGTAATATTGCGCCGGAGACGGTTGCTAAGATCGTGAAGGAATCAGAATATGTAGTGGGAATCAAAGAAGCGTCAGGAAATATTTCTCAGGTTGCGAAGATCATGCAGCTGACAGACGGCAATATTGATCTGTATTCCGGTAATGATGATCAGATCGTTCCGCTTCTGTCTCTCGGAGCCAAAGGTGTCATCTCTGTACTTTCTAATGTTGCTCCGGACGAAACACACGATATCTGTGAGTTGTTCTGGAAAGGACAGGTAGAAGAAAGCTGTGCGCTTCAGCTCCGCGCACTTCCGCTGATCGATCAGCTTTTTAGTGAAGTGAATCCAATTCCGGTGAAGAAAGCAGTCAGCCTTCTTGGAATGGAAGCAGGACCGCTTCGTCTTCCGCTGACAGAGATTTCTGCAGAGAACGAGAAGAAACTTGTGCAGGCAATGAAAGAATTTGGCCTGCGCGTGTGCTAG
- a CDS encoding single-stranded DNA-binding protein, with translation MSDKIIENNQVTIMGEIISGFTFSHEVFGEGFYMVDVRVRRLSNSDDIIPLMISERLIDVTEDYTGEYIMASGQFRSYNRHEEQKNRLVLSVFVREVSFVDEEPDGVKTNSILLDGYICKEPIYRKTPLGREIADVLLAVNRPYGKSDYIPCICWGRNARYASGFQVGEHVQILGRIQSREYIKKLSETETQKRVAYEVSVSKLECMDA, from the coding sequence ATGTCAGATAAGATTATTGAAAACAATCAGGTAACAATTATGGGAGAGATTATTTCCGGATTTACATTCAGTCACGAGGTGTTTGGCGAGGGCTTTTATATGGTGGATGTAAGAGTGAGACGATTGAGTAATTCGGATGATATTATACCGCTTATGATCTCAGAACGCCTGATCGATGTGACAGAGGACTATACGGGAGAATATATCATGGCATCCGGACAGTTCCGATCCTATAATCGCCATGAGGAGCAGAAAAACCGATTGGTGCTTTCGGTATTTGTAAGAGAAGTTTCATTTGTAGATGAAGAACCGGACGGAGTGAAAACCAACAGTATTTTGCTGGATGGCTACATATGTAAAGAGCCGATCTATCGGAAAACACCTCTTGGGAGAGAGATTGCAGATGTGCTGCTTGCAGTCAACCGCCCTTACGGAAAGTCAGATTACATTCCATGTATCTGTTGGGGAAGGAATGCAAGATATGCTTCCGGATTCCAGGTGGGAGAACATGTCCAGATTCTCGGAAGAATCCAGAGCAGAGAGTATATAAAGAAACTTTCTGAGACAGAAACACAGAAGCGGGTAGCATATGAAGTATCCGTAAGTAAGCTGGAATGTATGGATGCGTAG
- the typA gene encoding translational GTPase TypA encodes MNMKREDIRNIAIIAHVDHGKTTLVDELLKQSGVFRENQEVAERVMDSNDIERERGITILSKNTAVYYKNTKINIIDTPGHADFGGEVERVLKMVNGVILLVDAFEGVMPQTKFVLRKALELELPVIVCINKIDRPEARPDEVIDEVLELFMDLDASDEQLDCPFVYASAKSGIAVLDLSDDPENMEPLFETILDYIPAPEGDPDAGTQLLISTIDYNEYVGRIGVGKVDNGVIAVNQDLVVVNHHDPDKQKKVKIGKLYEFDGLKKVEVKEAGVGSIVAISGIPDIAIGDTICCADAPSAIPFQKISEPTIAMQFIVNDSPFAGQEGKFVTSRHIRERLFRELNTDVSLRVEESESTDSFKVSGRGELHLSVLIENMRREGYEFAVSKAEVLYKKDENGKLLEPMELAYIDVPEEFTGTVIEKLSQRKGELRNMGTANGGYTRLEFSIPSRGLIGYRGDFMTDTKGNGILNTIFDGYAPYKGDIQYRKQGSLIAFETGTAVAYGLFSAQDRGTLFIGPGEKVYAGMVIGQNGKSEDIELNVCKTKHLTNTRSSSADEALKLVPPRILSLEQAIDFIETDELLEVTPKSLRIRKKILDPRLRKRAQFNK; translated from the coding sequence ATGAATATGAAACGTGAAGATATCCGAAACATTGCCATCATCGCCCATGTAGACCACGGCAAAACAACATTAGTGGATGAGCTTCTCAAACAAAGCGGTGTATTCCGTGAAAATCAAGAAGTAGCAGAGCGTGTCATGGACTCCAATGACATTGAGAGAGAACGTGGTATCACAATCCTCTCCAAAAATACTGCTGTCTATTACAAAAACACAAAAATCAATATTATCGATACACCAGGACATGCTGACTTTGGCGGCGAAGTAGAGCGTGTATTAAAAATGGTTAATGGTGTTATCCTTCTTGTAGATGCATTTGAAGGTGTTATGCCGCAGACAAAATTTGTACTCCGGAAAGCCTTAGAGCTGGAACTCCCTGTAATTGTCTGCATCAACAAGATTGACCGGCCGGAGGCACGACCGGACGAAGTTATTGATGAAGTACTTGAGTTATTTATGGATCTCGATGCTTCTGATGAACAGCTTGACTGTCCATTTGTCTATGCTTCTGCCAAGTCCGGCATCGCTGTTCTTGATCTCTCTGACGATCCAGAGAATATGGAACCGCTGTTTGAGACAATCCTCGACTACATTCCTGCACCGGAGGGCGATCCGGATGCCGGTACACAGCTGCTCATCAGCACAATCGATTACAACGAATATGTGGGAAGAATCGGTGTCGGCAAAGTTGATAACGGCGTGATCGCAGTCAATCAGGATCTTGTTGTTGTAAATCATCATGATCCGGACAAGCAGAAAAAAGTAAAAATCGGAAAGCTCTATGAATTCGATGGTCTGAAAAAAGTCGAAGTGAAAGAGGCCGGTGTCGGATCTATCGTTGCAATCTCCGGTATTCCTGACATTGCCATCGGTGATACCATCTGCTGTGCCGACGCACCAAGTGCAATTCCGTTCCAGAAAATCTCTGAACCGACAATCGCTATGCAGTTCATTGTCAATGACAGTCCATTTGCAGGACAGGAAGGAAAATTCGTCACTTCCCGCCATATCCGGGAGCGTCTTTTCCGCGAACTGAATACCGATGTCAGCCTGCGGGTAGAAGAATCTGAATCGACAGACAGCTTCAAAGTTTCCGGCCGCGGAGAACTTCATCTCTCTGTCCTTATTGAGAATATGCGCCGCGAAGGATATGAATTTGCAGTCAGCAAAGCCGAAGTATTATACAAAAAAGATGAGAACGGCAAACTGCTTGAGCCAATGGAACTGGCATACATTGATGTACCGGAAGAATTTACCGGAACTGTCATTGAGAAACTAAGTCAGAGAAAAGGCGAACTCCGCAATATGGGTACTGCCAATGGCGGATATACCCGTCTGGAATTCTCGATTCCTTCAAGAGGCCTGATCGGATATCGCGGTGATTTCATGACAGACACAAAGGGAAACGGAATCCTCAACACAATTTTCGACGGATATGCTCCGTACAAAGGAGATATTCAGTATCGAAAACAAGGCTCTCTCATCGCATTTGAAACCGGAACTGCCGTTGCCTATGGTTTGTTCAGCGCTCAGGACCGCGGTACTCTCTTCATTGGACCTGGCGAAAAAGTATATGCAGGTATGGTCATTGGTCAGAATGGTAAGTCCGAAGACATTGAGTTAAATGTCTGCAAAACAAAGCACCTGACAAACACAAGATCCTCCAGCGCCGATGAAGCGTTAAAACTTGTACCGCCTCGTATTCTAAGTCTTGAACAGGCAATTGATTTCATCGAGACGGACGAGCTGTTGGAAGTTACCCCAAAATCTTTGCGGATCCGCAAAAAAATCCTTGATCCGCGCCTAAGAAAGAGAGCACAATTCAATAAATAA
- a CDS encoding phosphatase PAP2 family protein, which yields MDFLRLLEGIRNPVLDSFFQWITYFGQEICILAVICLFYWCLDKRFAYRLGFIYFSAGLCIQTLKITFRIPRPWILDPEFHPVASAVPAATGYSFPSGHTQGGTCLFVPLALRSRKFWQKCLCILMFLAIGFSRMYLGVHTPKDVLTAMAVSLFFTAIIWKFGDSLLEENRYTKMISVILLILSCLTAFYALLLFRQNIIEVKYAADCCKAAGAGLGFAAGFYLERTYLNFCSRCRNVSHLLQRMTVGLLLTLVLKLTLKFFLGDTLFMELLQYFFVVLFVMYGYPFLFTKMKKTPLQ from the coding sequence ATGGATTTTTTAAGACTACTGGAAGGAATCAGGAATCCCGTTCTTGATTCCTTCTTCCAATGGATTACTTATTTCGGGCAAGAAATCTGCATCCTTGCAGTTATCTGCCTCTTTTACTGGTGTCTGGACAAAAGATTCGCCTATCGGCTCGGATTTATCTACTTTTCTGCCGGTCTTTGCATCCAGACATTGAAAATTACATTTCGGATTCCCCGTCCGTGGATACTGGATCCCGAATTTCATCCGGTCGCAAGCGCTGTTCCTGCCGCCACCGGATATTCTTTTCCAAGCGGTCACACGCAGGGAGGCACCTGCCTCTTTGTCCCTTTGGCTCTGCGCTCCCGGAAATTCTGGCAGAAATGTCTCTGCATTCTGATGTTTCTCGCCATCGGATTTTCACGGATGTATCTGGGCGTACACACACCAAAAGATGTTCTCACCGCTATGGCCGTCTCCCTCTTTTTTACAGCAATCATCTGGAAATTCGGAGACAGTCTGCTGGAAGAAAACAGGTATACGAAAATGATTTCCGTCATTCTTCTCATCCTTTCCTGCCTGACTGCGTTCTACGCGCTTCTTTTGTTTCGTCAGAATATCATTGAAGTCAAATATGCCGCTGACTGCTGCAAAGCTGCCGGCGCCGGTCTTGGCTTCGCTGCAGGCTTTTATCTGGAACGGACTTATTTGAATTTCTGTTCACGCTGCCGCAATGTCAGCCATCTGCTTCAGCGTATGACCGTTGGTCTTCTTCTGACACTGGTACTAAAGCTGACGCTGAAATTCTTTCTCGGAGACACACTTTTCATGGAACTTTTACAGTATTTCTTTGTGGTACTCTTTGTTATGTACGGATATCCGTTCCTTTTTACAAAAATGAAAAAAACTCCTTTACAGTAA
- a CDS encoding transporter, with product MKKYIKVGLVQAANILELFIAGILALGVLFFTTQLVGSLFQIGNFEAFHTAEELLAGAFTLVIGIELIHMLCEHSPGTVFQVLLFAIARQIVIDHERAIDNLIGVAAIAILFATRKYLFCHFDESESIIFRASQKVTVVNKIIHTQIPYHDDETLGDVLLRKFEDDQIHLAVGACAYFSNFTLRVAKMHEGKVSRIEVIRSIR from the coding sequence ATGAAGAAATACATCAAGGTAGGATTGGTGCAGGCTGCAAACATTTTAGAATTATTTATCGCCGGTATTTTGGCTCTCGGCGTTTTATTCTTTACCACTCAGCTTGTCGGTTCTTTATTTCAAATCGGGAATTTTGAAGCGTTCCATACTGCCGAAGAACTGCTGGCCGGCGCTTTTACCCTTGTAATCGGAATCGAGCTGATCCATATGCTCTGCGAGCATTCTCCGGGAACTGTGTTCCAAGTACTTTTATTTGCCATCGCAAGACAGATTGTGATTGATCACGAACGCGCCATCGACAATCTGATCGGCGTTGCTGCCATTGCAATTTTATTTGCCACAAGAAAATATCTGTTCTGCCATTTTGATGAATCCGAAAGTATCATCTTCCGCGCCAGCCAGAAAGTAACTGTCGTCAATAAGATCATACATACGCAAATTCCTTATCACGATGATGAAACTCTGGGAGATGTCCTTCTCCGGAAGTTCGAAGATGACCAGATCCACCTTGCAGTCGGCGCCTGCGCCTATTTTTCCAACTTCACATTAAGAGTTGCTAAGATGCACGAAGGAAAAGTATCAAGAATTGAAGTAATTCGGTCTATACGTTAA
- the raiA gene encoding ribosome-associated translation inhibitor RaiA: MNYIISGKNIDVTPALKETIEKKLGKLERYFTPETEIIVTLSVEKDRQKIEVTIPVKGTIIRSEQSSSDMYVSIDLVEEVIERQLRRYKTKLVAKHQDESNFKKEFFEEEVQESLEEPIKIIRTKRFGIKPMYPEDACVQMELLGHDFYVFFNAESEEVNVVYKRKNGTYGLIEPEFR; encoded by the coding sequence ATGAACTACATTATCAGCGGAAAAAATATCGACGTCACACCTGCATTGAAAGAGACGATCGAAAAAAAACTCGGAAAGTTAGAAAGATATTTTACTCCTGAAACAGAAATTATTGTAACCCTTAGCGTTGAAAAAGATCGTCAGAAGATCGAAGTTACAATTCCTGTAAAAGGAACGATCATCCGTTCCGAACAGAGCAGCAGCGATATGTATGTATCTATTGATCTTGTAGAAGAAGTGATTGAGCGGCAGCTCCGCAGATACAAGACAAAATTAGTCGCAAAACATCAGGACGAAAGCAACTTCAAGAAGGAATTCTTTGAAGAAGAAGTACAGGAATCACTGGAAGAACCAATTAAGATCATCCGTACAAAACGTTTCGGTATCAAGCCAATGTATCCTGAAGATGCATGTGTACAGATGGAACTTCTTGGACATGATTTCTATGTATTCTTCAATGCAGAATCTGAAGAAGTTAATGTTGTTTACAAACGTAAGAATGGAACCTATGGTTTGATCGAACCAGAATTCAGATAA